The following coding sequences are from one Leptolyngbya sp. NIES-3755 window:
- a CDS encoding unknown protein (similar to AA sequence:cyanobase_aa:asr3478), with amino-acid sequence MTYRDILLQEIETASDEVLAEAIDFIRFLKTKSVAQASPDQASSDPAENSNLEQVNDPKAAFSTFLADVKQLPLRRAAPLRQETKGEDLSKFVGTWQGNDLEDCLRLVQETRSQSEF; translated from the coding sequence ATCGAAACTGCATCTGACGAAGTTCTCGCAGAAGCGATCGACTTCATTCGCTTTCTCAAAACAAAGTCCGTAGCGCAGGCATCCCCAGATCAAGCCTCATCAGATCCAGCCGAGAATTCCAACTTAGAGCAGGTGAACGATCCAAAAGCAGCATTTAGCACATTTCTAGCAGACGTGAAACAGCTTCCTCTCCGCCGTGCTGCACCCTTACGGCAAGAAACAAAAGGCGAAGACCTCTCCAAATTTGTCGGGACATGGCAAGGCAATGATCTAGAAGACTGTCTTCGCTTGGTGCAAGAAACTCGATCGCAGTCGGAGTTCTAG
- a CDS encoding hypothetical protein (similar to AA sequence:cyanobase_aa:NIES39_Q01450) → MYLLDTNHCSYIIDNDPRVIAEFRSRSEASFAISIITYGELLYMVEKSSQKAGNLRTVQSFLDTIGLYLLDEETGIIYSQLKIAIFNQFAPKDQAKRRKASIQTLGFDDNDLWIAATALQHNLTLVSADSDFTRMQQVCPLTLESWK, encoded by the coding sequence ATGTACTTACTGGATACGAATCACTGTAGCTACATCATCGATAATGATCCTCGTGTCATCGCCGAGTTTCGATCGCGTTCCGAAGCCAGCTTCGCAATTAGCATCATTACTTATGGTGAACTTCTCTACATGGTTGAGAAATCCAGTCAGAAAGCTGGAAATCTCAGGACGGTTCAATCCTTTCTCGATACGATCGGGCTTTATCTACTTGATGAAGAAACAGGAATCATCTACAGTCAACTAAAAATCGCAATCTTCAACCAATTTGCGCCCAAAGATCAAGCCAAGCGGCGCAAAGCAAGCATTCAGACCCTTGGATTCGATGATAATGATCTTTGGATTGCTGCTACCGCATTACAGCACAATCTTACTCTTGTCTCTGCTGATAGCGATTTTACTCGAATGCAGCAGGTTTGTCCTCTGACCCTCGAATCCTGGAAATAA
- a CDS encoding unknown protein (similar to AA sequence:cyanobase_aa:alr1470) has protein sequence MRDGVEREVNNVRRVLDRERIIGSAVVDYYLPSGGTEPIGKKLLGERGFDQVRFWNRDTLGTLPNSQFADVIVLDLINSQVFPPQVTQQEKEAIVESHIKKVKPLLASYSALVFYVKGGRIDVIDNSGLRYYIPANGAVALIGAVSDSAYVAYGQKQLRN, from the coding sequence GTGAGAGATGGGGTCGAGCGGGAGGTGAATAATGTCCGACGAGTCCTCGATCGAGAGCGCATCATCGGTTCGGCTGTGGTGGACTACTATTTACCATCGGGTGGGACTGAACCGATCGGGAAAAAACTTCTTGGGGAACGAGGTTTCGATCAGGTTCGATTTTGGAATCGAGACACTCTAGGAACGTTACCAAACTCACAATTTGCAGATGTTATCGTTCTGGATTTGATTAACTCTCAAGTATTTCCCCCGCAAGTCACACAACAGGAAAAAGAAGCGATCGTTGAGAGTCACATCAAGAAAGTAAAGCCCTTGTTAGCATCTTATTCAGCTTTAGTGTTTTATGTGAAAGGAGGGCGCATTGATGTGATCGATAATTCAGGATTGAGATACTATATCCCGGCAAATGGCGCAGTTGCGCTCATCGGTGCAGTGTCAGATTCTGCTTATGTCGCCTACGGTCAGAAACAACTGAGAAACTGA
- a CDS encoding hypothetical protein (similar to AA sequence:cyanobase_aa:Cyan7425_5027) produces the protein MSPYLEACCLRASATVSYARAERDIAVYTGMRVSAKTQQRLVQRQPWEELEPEAPEPILEISIDGGNVKLTSGTQDEPDWRQYKAVRINGKGESRAWFQDNEALVATVSARPMAEVVVCLGDGHDGIWNLHQQIVALSEQRIEILDWYHLKENLFKLSSDEIDREQIEAQLWKGDVSAALAQLAACPSDEAERFCNYLLKHQHRIVNYDYYAAEELCSIGSGAVESLVKQIDQRLQIVGGRWKAEHIPKVLAQRCAYLNEQLNPTTSILSRR, from the coding sequence ATGAGTCCTTACTTGGAAGCGTGCTGTTTGAGAGCGAGTGCAACGGTTTCCTATGCCCGCGCAGAACGAGACATCGCGGTGTATACAGGAATGCGCGTCAGCGCCAAAACGCAACAACGATTAGTCCAGCGACAACCGTGGGAAGAACTTGAACCCGAAGCGCCAGAGCCGATTCTGGAAATCAGTATTGATGGCGGCAATGTGAAGTTAACCAGTGGCACTCAAGACGAACCGGACTGGCGACAGTACAAAGCCGTTCGCATCAATGGCAAGGGAGAAAGTCGAGCTTGGTTTCAGGACAATGAGGCATTGGTCGCAACAGTGAGCGCGCGTCCGATGGCAGAGGTCGTTGTCTGTCTGGGCGATGGACACGACGGCATCTGGAACTTGCATCAGCAGATCGTCGCGTTGAGCGAGCAACGGATTGAGATTCTCGATTGGTATCATCTCAAGGAGAACTTGTTCAAGTTATCGAGCGACGAAATCGACCGAGAACAGATAGAAGCTCAGTTATGGAAAGGAGATGTGAGCGCTGCTCTAGCCCAATTAGCGGCGTGTCCCTCCGATGAGGCAGAGCGGTTTTGCAACTATCTGCTGAAGCATCAACATCGGATTGTGAACTACGACTACTACGCGGCTGAGGAGCTATGTTCGATTGGGTCAGGAGCCGTGGAATCGTTGGTCAAACAAATTGATCAACGGTTGCAGATTGTTGGAGGTCGGTGGAAAGCGGAGCATATTCCGAAAGTGCTGGCACAACGCTGTGCTTATCTCAATGAGCAACTGAATCCCACGACATCTATTCTCTCAAGAAGGTGA
- a CDS encoding unknown protein (similar to AA sequence:cyanobase_aa:asl7669), which produces MTPEDQQALNAHVQAIAKILYNDADKSQITNLAEIEAMVRTQVQQHVTPGLGSFLSQQLPPQLKATRDG; this is translated from the coding sequence ATGACTCCTGAAGACCAACAAGCGCTGAATGCCCATGTTCAAGCGATTGCAAAAATCTTGTACAACGATGCTGACAAAAGCCAGATAACGAATTTGGCAGAAATCGAAGCGATGGTGCGAACTCAAGTGCAACAGCACGTCACACCAGGATTAGGGAGTTTTTTATCACAGCAGTTACCGCCACAACTGAAGGCTACCCGCGACGGTTGA
- a CDS encoding IS891/IS1136/IS1341 transposase (similar to AA sequence:cyanobase_aa:Ava_C0022) produces the protein MKTLKFKLYQSKRNRHLKRSINAAGVIYNHCIALHKRYYRIWGKHLNCSKLQSHIAKLRKRKAFWQTVGSQAVQDICQRIEKAYQLFFKHHKKGVRPPGFKKVRRYKSFTLKQAGYKFLGGNRIKIGNRVFQYWNSRAIEGTVKTLTIKRTPLGELFMVIVVDSVEESESKFETSRIAGFDFGLKTFLTGSDGTTIESPQFLKQSLNAIKKASRQHSKKRSCSANREQARLNLVRKHEDVCNRRSDWFWKLAHKLTDKFDVLCFETLNLKGMQRLWGRKISDLAFGEFIQILEWVAKKKDKQAIFIDQWYPSSKTCSHCGHVLKELDLNTREWRCPSCQSVNGRDENAAKNICAVGASTAKVGDVRQALPAIAV, from the coding sequence ATGAAGACATTGAAGTTCAAGCTATATCAGAGCAAGCGGAATCGACACCTCAAGCGCAGTATCAACGCTGCCGGGGTGATCTACAACCATTGCATTGCACTCCACAAACGGTACTACCGGATATGGGGTAAACACTTGAATTGCAGCAAACTTCAAAGTCATATTGCCAAGTTGAGAAAGCGTAAAGCATTCTGGCAAACGGTTGGGTCTCAAGCTGTGCAGGATATCTGTCAACGAATCGAGAAAGCCTATCAACTGTTTTTTAAGCATCACAAGAAAGGAGTTAGACCACCGGGATTCAAGAAAGTCAGACGATACAAATCATTCACCCTGAAGCAAGCTGGCTACAAATTCTTAGGCGGAAACCGAATCAAAATCGGGAATCGGGTATTTCAGTATTGGAACTCTAGAGCCATTGAGGGCACTGTCAAGACTCTGACCATTAAGCGGACTCCATTAGGAGAGTTGTTTATGGTCATCGTGGTAGACAGCGTGGAAGAATCAGAAAGCAAATTCGAGACGAGTCGAATCGCTGGATTTGATTTCGGTTTGAAAACGTTCCTCACCGGTTCAGATGGAACCACGATTGAGTCGCCTCAATTTCTGAAACAATCGCTCAATGCCATCAAGAAAGCCAGTCGTCAGCATTCCAAGAAACGGTCATGTTCAGCTAATCGGGAACAAGCAAGACTCAATCTGGTACGCAAGCATGAAGATGTTTGCAATCGTCGTTCTGATTGGTTTTGGAAGTTGGCGCATAAACTGACCGATAAGTTCGATGTGCTGTGTTTCGAGACGTTGAACCTCAAAGGAATGCAGCGACTCTGGGGACGCAAGATTTCAGATCTCGCGTTTGGTGAGTTCATTCAGATTCTTGAGTGGGTTGCCAAGAAGAAAGATAAGCAAGCGATCTTCATTGATCAATGGTATCCATCCTCTAAGACTTGCAGCCATTGTGGGCACGTCTTGAAAGAGTTGGATTTGAACACAAGAGAATGGCGGTGTCCGTCCTGTCAGTCAGTGAACGGACGGGATGAAAACGCAGCCAAGAATATTTGTGCGGTTGGGGCATCGACCGCTAAGGTAGGCGATGTGAGACAGGCTTTGCCTGCAATCGCTGTCTGA
- a CDS encoding unknown protein (similar to AA sequence:cyanobase_aa:alr1470), whose protein sequence is MMWSTIRTVFMDWFSSFDLSQLSDWTIAQTPAPSPTPRSNDLELLRSQIEFLKTSNAQLSDSFAKFLEAMKFALTFLSVLGGVAVAIVGFLVGQNVLEARKNIREARENFREETRITGMEGWGTLKAPVVHAWGCKRGSRADVSRQSSENGLTHEAHHLGSVLSSCST, encoded by the coding sequence ATGATGTGGTCAACGATTCGCACTGTTTTTATGGACTGGTTCTCTTCTTTTGATCTTTCTCAGCTTAGCGATTGGACGATCGCTCAAACACCGGCCCCATCTCCTACACCTCGATCGAACGATCTCGAATTGCTCAGAAGCCAAATCGAATTTCTCAAAACTTCAAATGCTCAACTGAGCGATAGTTTTGCCAAGTTTCTGGAAGCGATGAAGTTTGCGCTGACCTTTCTGAGCGTTCTTGGAGGTGTTGCGGTGGCGATTGTTGGGTTTCTAGTGGGGCAGAACGTACTGGAAGCGAGAAAGAATATTCGAGAAGCTAGAGAGAACTTTCGAGAAGAAACCCGGATTACCGGAATGGAGGGTTGGGGAACCCTTAAAGCCCCTGTCGTTCACGCATGGGGATGTAAAAGGGGTTCCCGCGCCGATGTTAGTCGGCAGAGTTCAGAGAACGGATTAACTCACGAAGCACATCATTTAGGCTCCGTTCTTTCTTCTTGCAGTACTTAG
- a CDS encoding hypothetical protein (conserved hypothetical protein;~similar to AA sequence:cyanobase_aa:AM1_A0223) — translation METIAVHAQSLVYSLLCLMPSAYQKASLNALFGLFLEALGHPLPQSTQVKSASSLSRFLNHYSWSTRSVIRATRKAIFDQLRQHPSRRDLPLRVLIDLTTLEKCGKFLHLSTPTQNPDAPDPWVRMLNSKRGLHLVVLYLNLGNWRIPWSFRVWRGKGQASPAQLACKLLATVPTDLAAGAPVIVLADTEFGTIDFLKAVKHRRWRAVVGMRCTRKLQDGRNLKQLYRHNRRGAQIKLDGIDFPLTVSWFWLRLADGKRELRFVVSTYPYSGVYLVRLGRKRWAIEAFFKTIKHRFGLHRFGQSTKQGVYRWLILALIAYLLVHWIYQSSLLPQLDWKVASDLALSILFPSVLWFQFLRYLQEAVPIAAGYQFEIVLKSLPNPAYQEWCKI, via the coding sequence ATGGAAACCATCGCTGTACACGCCCAATCGCTAGTTTATAGTCTTCTCTGCTTGATGCCTAGTGCCTACCAAAAAGCCAGTTTGAATGCGCTGTTCGGGCTATTTCTCGAAGCGCTGGGACATCCATTGCCTCAATCCACTCAGGTGAAATCAGCCAGTTCGCTCAGCCGATTTTTGAACCATTACTCGTGGTCTACGCGCAGCGTGATTCGCGCCACCCGCAAAGCGATCTTCGACCAACTGAGGCAGCATCCGTCGCGCAGAGACCTGCCGCTGCGGGTACTCATCGATCTGACAACCTTGGAGAAATGTGGCAAGTTCTTGCATCTGAGTACCCCGACCCAAAACCCGGATGCGCCTGACCCTTGGGTACGAATGCTGAATAGCAAGCGGGGACTACATTTGGTCGTGTTGTATCTCAACCTTGGCAATTGGCGCATCCCGTGGAGTTTTCGAGTCTGGCGAGGCAAGGGGCAGGCAAGTCCGGCTCAGTTAGCCTGTAAGTTACTGGCAACTGTGCCCACTGACTTGGCAGCGGGTGCGCCTGTGATTGTGCTCGCTGACACTGAGTTTGGCACGATTGACTTTCTCAAAGCAGTCAAGCATCGACGTTGGCGAGCGGTGGTCGGAATGCGCTGCACCCGCAAATTACAAGATGGGCGTAATCTCAAACAGCTTTATCGCCACAATCGGCGAGGAGCGCAGATCAAGCTTGATGGCATTGACTTCCCACTGACTGTCTCCTGGTTCTGGCTCAGACTCGCTGATGGCAAACGAGAACTGCGTTTTGTGGTTTCGACCTATCCTTACTCTGGAGTCTACCTCGTGCGCTTGGGGCGCAAGCGGTGGGCAATTGAAGCCTTCTTCAAAACCATCAAGCATCGCTTTGGTCTGCATCGCTTTGGTCAATCGACAAAGCAGGGGGTCTATCGTTGGTTAATTCTGGCTCTGATTGCCTATCTCCTCGTTCATTGGATTTACCAAAGTTCGTTGCTCCCTCAACTCGATTGGAAGGTTGCCAGTGATTTAGCTTTGTCAATTTTGTTTCCTTCTGTGCTGTGGTTCCAGTTTCTCCGATATCTCCAAGAAGCAGTTCCGATTGCTGCTGGCTATCAGTTTGAGATTGTTCTCAAGTCGCTACCCAATCCCGCTTATCAGGAATGGTGCAAGATCTGA
- a CDS encoding hypothetical protein (similar to AA sequence:cyanobase_aa:PCC7424_5632) — MVQDLRSSKLFDQAQDLMHQLGESGFEKRKHQWSGTAGHKRGSCTFHHSKSNSAWLSNQSGKVTFHCPTCTGGKPLDVFGYWLSDRYGYIIDQCPRGKEWVELAKQFLFDHGITPIEQLRPHSRQHFKICTDAKPSQSESSDRDLLIQERHSRFLTYWKKLQNDFLLLKIVNNSTVRFVQYEGYAPSLDLFSDTTFLQGWLGTGKTETILKSLKEQFSSHTVVWVAPRNGLFKQTAERAKQLGFDTYHYQDDAALHRRMLLTQQAGIYLLSPDSFKVYAVGNMKWENAILVFDEFSGIRKELLHKTSEYPQVLDAIKRCNMLIVADAFLSQIDTKVIQKIRPADSEDIISQKFSKSSVKISWIETRNKAGDISFDHSGSYYELLDRWIEQKTHKIAIATDSVLIAKLLNRYLQAKGVRTWLVCSETPEENSSFMPDPNSVIRDGKIEAVIYTPTAQSGLDIQSKFDRGLLISTGVLPPTQMLQMAGRCRHCLEWFVSAPRRSNNFTTIAPSLNGKKVQRWAEDLKQLCKELELCTDSRVQTWAIWERLVQDIEKAFNSEYLQELLQYFFESVTTVELSSNRIVQWRRDADALKSEEAEQMLNANLQSGLLLLDAQKQPVLNSQVWEIKLVELSLKYAKPIEKLLSAFNDTIPEITISNGKLKKLGSVEAVRERLKLLESDTPDFLEAIEYHVQEFNVATRIYAEEQNSETELRVEDAEKALTKARFRLTENQGEIERLSSALGLSVRSRQANAIKLIRLFSSSRLERLKNWVMANEANEQDDRDLIAYLQQRSTHCNASKFKLLQNLELFRSLKLDRLAVIRNDKEAQANVTAFRCQSPIISEIWLEFCQNPKLMKLFPTVNSQYESWLKVKACLAYFGYQKRGKRIRITTGTSHPNGKYRNGEKRSSNSQSLHFVYWFVMEASGSALFQQNFDLIIEAIRDRLVVEREERRKWKEKGPPPDWGAT, encoded by the coding sequence ATGGTGCAAGATCTGAGGTCTTCTAAGCTATTTGATCAAGCTCAAGATCTCATGCATCAACTGGGAGAGAGCGGGTTCGAGAAACGTAAGCATCAATGGTCAGGAACAGCAGGTCACAAGCGTGGTTCATGCACTTTCCACCACTCCAAAAGTAATTCAGCTTGGCTTTCTAATCAAAGTGGCAAAGTAACTTTTCACTGTCCCACTTGTACTGGCGGTAAGCCACTAGATGTCTTCGGATATTGGCTCAGCGATCGTTACGGCTACATTATTGATCAATGCCCTCGCGGAAAAGAGTGGGTAGAACTAGCAAAACAATTCCTATTCGATCATGGCATTACGCCGATCGAGCAACTACGACCTCATTCAAGACAACACTTTAAGATTTGCACAGATGCGAAGCCATCACAATCTGAGTCATCGGATCGTGATCTCTTGATTCAAGAACGCCATTCCCGATTTCTTACATATTGGAAGAAATTACAAAACGACTTCCTACTTCTGAAAATTGTCAACAACTCCACAGTTCGATTTGTTCAGTACGAGGGGTATGCACCATCGCTTGATTTGTTTTCAGACACGACCTTTCTGCAAGGATGGTTAGGTACTGGAAAGACAGAAACAATTCTGAAATCGCTGAAGGAGCAATTTTCTAGTCATACGGTCGTGTGGGTAGCACCTCGCAATGGGTTATTTAAGCAAACGGCAGAACGTGCTAAGCAGCTTGGCTTCGATACCTATCACTACCAGGATGATGCGGCATTACATCGTCGAATGCTTCTGACACAGCAAGCTGGAATCTACTTATTATCTCCAGATAGCTTCAAAGTCTATGCAGTTGGCAACATGAAATGGGAAAACGCGATTCTTGTGTTTGACGAGTTTTCAGGCATCCGCAAGGAACTCCTCCACAAGACATCTGAATACCCACAGGTTTTAGATGCAATCAAGCGCTGCAATATGCTTATTGTTGCCGATGCTTTTCTGAGTCAAATCGACACTAAAGTCATTCAGAAAATTCGCCCAGCCGATTCTGAGGACATCATTTCGCAGAAGTTTTCAAAGTCATCTGTCAAGATTAGCTGGATTGAAACTCGTAATAAAGCAGGCGATATCTCGTTTGATCACTCAGGCTCTTACTATGAATTACTCGATCGCTGGATTGAACAAAAAACTCACAAAATTGCGATCGCGACAGACTCAGTTCTCATTGCTAAATTGCTGAATCGATACCTGCAAGCAAAAGGAGTTCGTACCTGGCTTGTTTGTTCAGAAACGCCAGAGGAAAACAGCAGTTTCATGCCCGATCCAAATAGCGTCATTCGCGACGGCAAGATTGAAGCTGTGATCTATACGCCTACAGCGCAGAGCGGGCTGGATATTCAATCGAAGTTCGATCGCGGCTTGCTCATTTCAACTGGTGTATTACCACCCACTCAAATGTTGCAAATGGCGGGTCGATGCCGTCACTGTCTAGAGTGGTTCGTATCTGCACCACGTCGATCGAACAATTTCACCACAATTGCGCCATCTCTCAACGGCAAAAAGGTTCAACGTTGGGCAGAAGATCTCAAGCAGTTATGTAAAGAATTGGAGCTTTGTACAGATTCAAGAGTTCAAACTTGGGCAATCTGGGAGCGTCTTGTTCAAGATATTGAAAAGGCTTTCAATTCTGAGTACTTACAGGAATTATTACAGTATTTTTTCGAGTCGGTTACGACGGTTGAATTATCTAGCAATCGCATTGTCCAATGGCGACGTGACGCTGACGCACTGAAGTCTGAAGAAGCGGAACAAATGCTAAACGCTAATTTACAAAGCGGCTTACTTCTTCTAGACGCACAAAAGCAGCCAGTTCTCAACTCGCAGGTTTGGGAGATTAAACTCGTTGAACTCTCGCTCAAATATGCAAAGCCGATCGAGAAACTACTCTCAGCTTTCAATGACACCATCCCCGAAATTACTATCAGCAACGGCAAACTTAAGAAACTAGGCAGCGTTGAAGCTGTTCGTGAGCGGTTGAAGCTGCTTGAATCTGATACACCTGACTTCCTGGAGGCAATCGAATATCACGTCCAGGAATTCAATGTCGCAACCCGAATTTATGCTGAGGAACAGAACAGTGAAACCGAGTTGCGAGTAGAAGATGCAGAAAAAGCTTTGACCAAAGCGCGATTTCGACTGACCGAAAATCAAGGGGAAATTGAGCGTCTTTCATCAGCGCTGGGTCTATCTGTGCGATCGCGTCAAGCCAATGCAATCAAACTCATAAGGCTGTTTTCTTCTAGTCGTCTAGAACGTCTCAAGAATTGGGTCATGGCAAATGAGGCTAACGAGCAAGACGATCGAGATCTGATTGCTTATTTGCAACAACGCTCCACGCACTGCAACGCCAGTAAGTTCAAGCTACTCCAGAATCTAGAGCTATTTCGGAGTCTAAAGCTCGATCGCCTAGCAGTGATTCGTAACGACAAAGAAGCTCAGGCTAATGTCACTGCCTTTCGTTGCCAATCGCCCATCATCAGCGAGATTTGGCTCGAATTCTGTCAGAACCCGAAGCTGATGAAGCTATTTCCAACAGTAAATTCCCAATACGAGTCTTGGTTAAAGGTCAAGGCTTGCCTTGCTTATTTTGGTTATCAAAAACGTGGAAAGCGAATACGGATCACGACCGGAACGTCGCATCCGAACGGCAAATACCGCAATGGCGAAAAGCGATCGTCTAATAGTCAGTCTCTCCATTTCGTTTATTGGTTCGTCATGGAAGCGAGTGGTTCTGCGCTCTTCCAGCAGAATTTCGATCTGATTATTGAGGCAATTCGAGATCGCCTTGTCGTCGAACGAGAAGAGCGCCGCAAGTGGAAGGAAAAAGGACCGCCGCCTGACTGGGGCGCTACATGA
- a CDS encoding hypothetical protein (similar to AA sequence:cyanobase_aa:LBDG_31800), giving the protein MSQEAEQFIAQILLNQHTIMTQLRALTEQLNGHPSVGQGWMRTSEAALALKSDGVLNARHLRKLQVDKVFSEKNGEIRNVSKGTEKARWEYHVPKCRAALQRHFKGIAKYAEAAKRKRVQQEKR; this is encoded by the coding sequence ATGAGCCAAGAAGCTGAACAATTCATCGCTCAGATCCTTCTCAATCAGCACACGATTATGACTCAACTTCGTGCGCTCACAGAGCAACTTAATGGACATCCTAGCGTAGGTCAAGGCTGGATGAGAACATCGGAGGCTGCACTTGCCCTCAAATCTGACGGTGTCCTAAACGCTCGACATCTACGAAAGCTACAGGTGGACAAGGTGTTTAGTGAGAAGAACGGCGAGATCCGAAACGTCTCAAAAGGGACTGAAAAAGCGCGATGGGAATATCATGTCCCGAAGTGCAGAGCGGCGCTACAGCGACACTTTAAAGGTATTGCTAAATATGCAGAAGCTGCGAAAAGAAAGCGTGTTCAGCAAGAAAAGCGCTGA
- a CDS encoding integrase protein (similar to AA sequence:cyanobase_aa:LBDG_31810) yields the protein MIATFGLRPHEVFFCEFPNPNDPYCVDVLNGKTGYHRTRAIHPEWADKWNLSDVKKPSVTGKTFRVYGQRVTRQFSRYKVPFHPYDRHAFAIRASVVKGLPDSTAAAFMGHSPTVRKATYHRWLSNSVNDAVYQKIILDQREDV from the coding sequence ATGATAGCAACATTCGGACTCAGACCTCACGAAGTCTTTTTCTGCGAATTTCCTAATCCGAATGATCCTTACTGCGTTGATGTACTCAACGGAAAGACGGGATACCATCGCACACGTGCGATCCATCCAGAATGGGCAGACAAATGGAATCTGAGTGACGTAAAGAAGCCCTCGGTTACTGGAAAAACGTTTCGAGTTTATGGACAGCGTGTAACTAGACAATTCTCACGTTACAAAGTGCCATTTCATCCTTACGACCGCCATGCTTTTGCGATTCGAGCAAGTGTCGTCAAAGGTTTACCAGATTCGACAGCGGCAGCTTTTATGGGGCATTCACCCACAGTTCGCAAAGCGACTTACCACAGATGGCTTTCCAACAGCGTCAATGATGCCGTTTATCAAAAAATCATCCTCGATCAGCGTGAAGATGTGTGA
- a CDS encoding transposase (similar to AA sequence:cyanobase_aa:MAE50890), whose translation MIQHLPASSGASCLTLDALHAQTETVKLLSAHHQDFVIGLKPNQPTLYGAAEDLHHHATALSVATETEQRHGRTVQRFAWVYAIPASLQSKWQGVATLIWVERQGSRNQQPFQHQHCYLSSCTLDATEFLRRIRQHWHIENRLHWVKDVTFNEDNPLRRGGHAPVTWAIFHSFCITLARRLHFRTVPDCLRDFANQVEQVFHLLV comes from the coding sequence TTGATTCAACACTTGCCCGCATCGAGTGGCGCAAGTTGCTTAACGCTCGATGCGCTGCATGCTCAGACTGAGACCGTGAAACTGCTGTCGGCACACCACCAAGACTTCGTGATTGGACTCAAGCCCAATCAGCCGACCTTGTATGGCGCTGCCGAAGACCTGCATCATCATGCCACAGCGCTGAGCGTCGCGACTGAGACCGAACAGCGGCATGGACGAACCGTGCAACGCTTCGCTTGGGTGTATGCGATACCCGCTTCGCTGCAATCGAAATGGCAAGGGGTGGCGACGTTGATTTGGGTGGAGCGTCAAGGCAGTCGCAACCAGCAACCGTTTCAGCATCAACATTGCTATCTCAGCAGTTGTACGCTTGATGCCACTGAGTTTCTCCGCCGCATTCGGCAGCATTGGCACATCGAGAATCGGTTGCATTGGGTCAAGGATGTCACCTTCAACGAGGACAATCCCTTGCGTCGCGGTGGTCATGCTCCGGTGACGTGGGCGATCTTCCACTCCTTTTGCATTACCCTTGCTCGTCGCTTGCACTTTCGCACCGTTCCCGATTGCCTTCGCGACTTTGCGAATCAGGTTGAGCAGGTTTTCCATCTGCTTGTATGA